In Lycium ferocissimum isolate CSIRO_LF1 chromosome 3, AGI_CSIRO_Lferr_CH_V1, whole genome shotgun sequence, the genomic window taaatcgataattttaagttttctcgacTTTGAGTTCAGTAGTAAACACAGCACAAAGTGCTGAAAGGGCACCTCGTGTGCTTGGTTCTGAGTTTATTCCTTAAAGTGCTTGCTTGAGGAAAAAACAAAATCTAGCTGCAAAGTAAACTAGGATAGAGCATGTATGCATTCTGCACCCCTAATAGCATGAAGTGCTTGAAGAATAAAATTCAGGTGTTTATAAGTTTTTGTCAATATTAGGTTTGTTCCAAAATGATGTTGAGAcgcctttttttctttaataaacaaaatgaaTGCATGATGTTCATGACCTAAACCTTGTGAAAAGAGATTACAAAGGCAAAGAAGGTACATAAGGTTATGGGTTCTGGCTCTCCTCCTCCTTCCTATTGCTATAGTTGGTTTATTTGTTTCGCTCTTCTTCCTGTTGTCCCTGTCTTGAATGcagatttcattttcttcttcccaTCTTCCCTCCTAATTCGGGCTTCTTTTCACTTATGTCCATATCATTGTCTTCATCTTCCTTAACTGTTTcttttcttattgaatttggtactattatttttttggtagaATATTTTTATGGGAAAATATGGAATTACAAGACCAACTATTTTTCTCAATTCTAAGTTGGTGCTATATATTTGCTGTGCTTCCATGAACCCTCAAAACTCTGGTCATTTTACTGTTGCATAACAATAGATCTACTAATTGAAGAATTGATAGCTTAGACTGAATAGTCCAGTCAAATGCAATTGTCCTATCAAAGCTGAAATAATGCTACTGTGATATTATAGATAATAATGGTAGAAAAACAGTGTTTAGTCTGCTAATACTTGTGATTGATCGTTCAACTCTTATCTCAATTTTCCTATTTTCGTTTAGAGGTATGGATACATCAAATCCTGCAGTCTTCGTCAATGCTGAGCTTCTCCGCTTGCATATGGGAAGGAGGGTCCGAGCTGTGATTCAGGTTATGCGCTCTGATGGTGGCGGTACAGTGATTGGGAGATCTACAGATGACCAGCAGATAGTTGTGAAAGGCAATCCCCCTGGTCCTCTTACAACATTTGTTGAGGTCATAGGTATCGCCGACAGTAACCAATCTATCCGTGCTGAAATATGGTCCAACTTTGGGGATACACTAGGTATCACTTCAAATCACTCTGTTaatatttttgatttgtttAACTCCCTACGTCTTTAGGTGCTGGAATCCTCTGATTGCTTTC contains:
- the LOC132050842 gene encoding replication protein A 14 kDa subunit B-like, which produces MLSIKSSASKSNRGMDTSNPAVFVNAELLRLHMGRRVRAVIQVMRSDGGGTVIGRSTDDQQIVVKGNPPGPLTTFVEVIGIADSNQSIRAEIWSNFGDTLDTYSYNRVCLLANGDYKHLFI